A single region of the Austwickia chelonae genome encodes:
- a CDS encoding glycosyltransferase family 2 protein translates to MKRSSAARLSIIIACFNASETLSDQLEALASQTCELPWEVILADNGSTDHSVAIAETYTHRLRLRVIDASTRRGPAHARNRGVEAAEGDWIAFCDADDIVGTGWVSATCAAMATHPFVAGQIEVNRLNSERLARTRRMEQQEGLQPGTSNSLGLPHAGSGNMAIHREVFLSVGGFDEELPCLEDTDLCWRVQLHGTPLKYAPDMVLHTRLRSTVGGALRQGLDYGRGYTRLEERYGCLAPQVTPVERSQGQHFSQSSIGAALRTLFLVPTVRGVTWQLAWHLGRHTAAPSPEASPPELPRS, encoded by the coding sequence GTGAAAAGGTCATCCGCGGCAAGACTCAGCATCATCATCGCCTGCTTCAACGCTTCGGAAACTCTTTCCGACCAGCTAGAAGCCCTCGCCTCTCAAACCTGTGAACTGCCCTGGGAAGTGATCCTGGCCGATAACGGCTCGACGGATCACTCCGTGGCGATCGCCGAGACCTACACCCACCGGCTCCGACTACGAGTGATAGATGCGAGCACACGACGCGGGCCGGCTCACGCCCGCAACCGAGGCGTCGAAGCCGCAGAGGGCGACTGGATCGCTTTCTGCGATGCCGACGACATCGTCGGCACCGGCTGGGTGTCCGCAACCTGCGCCGCCATGGCAACTCACCCGTTCGTCGCCGGACAGATCGAGGTCAACCGGCTCAACTCCGAGCGGCTAGCCCGGACCCGTCGCATGGAACAGCAGGAAGGACTCCAACCCGGCACCAGCAACAGTTTGGGCCTTCCCCACGCCGGGTCGGGAAATATGGCTATCCATCGAGAGGTCTTCCTGAGCGTCGGAGGATTCGACGAGGAGCTGCCCTGCCTGGAGGACACCGACCTGTGCTGGCGGGTCCAATTACACGGAACCCCTTTGAAGTACGCCCCGGACATGGTGCTGCACACCCGGCTCAGGTCCACGGTGGGAGGCGCACTCAGGCAAGGGCTCGACTACGGTCGTGGCTACACCAGGCTGGAAGAGCGCTACGGCTGCTTGGCCCCCCAGGTGACACCAGTGGAACGCTCTCAGGGGCAGCATTTTTCACAGTCATCGATCGGCGCTGCACTGCGTACTCTTTTCCTCGTCCCCACCGTCAGGGGGGTGACCTGGCAGCTGGCTTGGCATCTCGGACGTCACACCGCTGCCCCTTCCCCCGAAGCCTCCCCACCGGAACTCCCCAGAAGCTGA
- a CDS encoding glycoside hydrolase family 26 protein gives MTAHSARKNDLTRFMTALVTASLLLTTACSPGKGPSSPPTSSASPTGPAQPVLPAPGQPPLTGVFRGTQRGQVEEFSSWLGKPVDTVVDFQAAATWQQLSNPSYLFDHWAGSPYRLVLSVPMRPLKESADNASGAKGAYDNHFATLGKELVKRGYSDAMIRVGWEYNMEGSYSYATDPESFNAYFRRIASVLRSTPGQRFTLIWNPGNGSQGVTQDASRFYPGDDVVDVIGLDIYDTGFHPQGYPYPAECDQECRSTRSTFMWNNMIYGGDRGLKFWADFARSHNKPMAFPEWGLWSGTKYPGGDDNSDFIDRMNGFIKDPANRIVMHSYFEWDNEGDAHSLIKNFPKAGAHFKAEWGKSS, from the coding sequence ATGACCGCTCACTCGGCGCGCAAGAACGATCTCACCCGATTCATGACCGCGCTGGTGACAGCATCACTACTCCTCACAACCGCCTGTAGCCCTGGTAAAGGGCCGAGCAGTCCACCCACTTCGTCCGCATCCCCCACAGGGCCGGCACAGCCGGTTCTCCCTGCACCAGGTCAGCCCCCACTGACCGGGGTCTTCCGCGGAACCCAACGCGGGCAGGTCGAGGAATTCAGCTCCTGGCTGGGCAAGCCGGTGGATACAGTGGTCGACTTCCAAGCTGCCGCCACCTGGCAGCAGCTCTCCAACCCGTCGTATCTCTTCGATCACTGGGCAGGCTCCCCTTACCGGCTGGTGCTCTCGGTCCCGATGCGCCCCCTGAAGGAGAGCGCCGACAACGCCTCTGGGGCAAAAGGTGCCTACGACAACCACTTCGCCACTCTGGGTAAGGAACTCGTCAAACGTGGTTATTCCGATGCCATGATTCGGGTGGGCTGGGAATACAACATGGAAGGCTCCTACTCCTACGCGACGGACCCCGAATCCTTCAATGCCTATTTTCGGAGAATCGCCTCCGTGCTGCGCTCGACACCGGGCCAACGATTCACTTTGATCTGGAACCCAGGAAACGGAAGTCAGGGAGTCACCCAGGACGCCAGTCGCTTCTATCCGGGTGATGATGTTGTCGATGTTATTGGCCTTGACATCTACGACACAGGCTTCCACCCTCAAGGCTATCCATATCCAGCCGAGTGCGACCAAGAATGCCGATCAACACGTTCTACATTCATGTGGAACAACATGATTTACGGGGGCGACCGCGGATTAAAATTCTGGGCAGATTTTGCGCGATCGCACAATAAGCCGATGGCTTTCCCTGAGTGGGGCCTGTGGTCTGGCACAAAATACCCAGGTGGAGATGACAATAGCGATTTCATAGATCGCATGAACGGCTTCATAAAAGACCCCGCCAATCGCATTGTCATGCATTCATATTTTGAATGGGACAACGAGGGAGACGCCCACTCTCTCATCAAAAACTTTCCGAAGGCCGGTGCCCACTTCAAAGCAGAATGGGGAAAGAGTTCGTGA
- a CDS encoding polysaccharide deacetylase family protein, whose amino-acid sequence MSIVLVRRRYVCAYESGPRPLERLGPQIGPLARLSSPFTVLSSAVTDQKIIALTYDDGPDPEHTPQVLDALRDIGISATFFVLAEHAVRHPELIRRMIEEGHEVGLHGHDHDRVSALDFRVSIQSILKARATLSRLTGRTVRWYRPAYGAIRMSQLVALRAAGLDIPVWTAWARDWEDIPTPVLVDRAVAALHPGGILLLHDASSGMLPDAEGATSVPTFDRGELTRGLARAILDEGYVALTLSDLAKAAPQARVPWFERKSTARAALSPDKNG is encoded by the coding sequence GTGAGCATCGTCCTCGTCCGACGTCGTTATGTCTGTGCCTACGAAAGCGGACCCCGCCCCCTCGAACGTCTCGGCCCTCAGATCGGGCCTCTCGCGCGATTGAGTAGTCCGTTCACAGTGCTCAGCTCCGCAGTCACCGATCAAAAGATCATCGCTCTGACCTATGACGACGGCCCAGACCCGGAACACACACCACAAGTACTGGACGCTTTGCGGGACATCGGCATCTCGGCGACCTTCTTCGTCCTCGCCGAGCATGCCGTCCGGCATCCTGAGCTCATCCGGCGGATGATCGAGGAGGGACATGAGGTCGGGCTGCACGGTCACGATCACGACCGGGTGTCAGCCCTCGATTTCCGGGTCTCGATCCAGAGCATCCTCAAGGCCAGGGCAACGTTGTCCCGATTGACCGGACGAACCGTCCGCTGGTACCGACCCGCCTACGGCGCGATCCGCATGTCCCAATTGGTCGCACTGCGCGCCGCAGGGTTGGATATCCCCGTGTGGACAGCCTGGGCTCGGGACTGGGAGGACATCCCCACGCCGGTGCTGGTCGATCGGGCCGTTGCTGCGCTGCACCCGGGGGGCATCCTTCTTCTGCACGATGCCTCGTCGGGAATGCTTCCGGATGCCGAAGGCGCTACATCGGTTCCGACATTCGACCGAGGCGAGCTCACTCGGGGTTTGGCTCGGGCAATCCTCGACGAAGGTTATGTCGCACTGACCTTGAGTGATCTGGCGAAGGCTGCCCCCCAGGCCCGTGTGCCCTGGTTCGAGCGGAAGTCCACCGCACGAGCAGCGCTCTCCCCCGACAAGAACGGATAA
- a CDS encoding glycosyltransferase family 4 protein: protein MTPRQILLITKEFGLPARSGGMLRTLAIARALATVGEVTIAHPGGLWRLPEGSRDDFVTVAPGRTYGIRDNLRTFVTYRTVGGTRTCGLGLLDAVRDALRQDVRYDAAVLDHTCLLRVRSLLPADLPVVASMHNVESDLMKQRISAEHGIRKIVAAVEHRWLLAQERSAADLPTVVCTQADVDGLSSRGGAKVSVVARNGVDPVADSSRGQDAESSQELLFTGALDWGPNTSGLRWLVASDAWKKLCVERPGLVLTIAGRRPSPEFLAEMAAAPSVRVEADVPDMKPLLERARLGVAPLLEGGGSRIKLLEYIAHGLPSVSTYVGASGLDHLPPGAVTQVPEDAEAFCAAVRTALDEGTAVLSAEAIAYGLQWYSWTAALEPLTELVADKNDEG, encoded by the coding sequence GTGACCCCACGACAGATCCTGCTCATCACCAAAGAGTTCGGCTTGCCTGCCCGCTCAGGAGGCATGCTGCGTACCTTGGCCATCGCCCGTGCCCTGGCCACGGTCGGGGAGGTGACCATCGCCCACCCCGGCGGTCTGTGGCGGCTCCCGGAAGGATCCAGGGACGACTTCGTGACCGTCGCGCCGGGGCGAACCTACGGGATCCGGGACAACCTGCGGACCTTCGTGACCTATCGGACGGTCGGCGGCACGCGTACCTGCGGGCTAGGGCTGCTGGACGCGGTCCGTGATGCACTCCGCCAGGACGTCCGCTACGACGCAGCGGTATTGGACCACACCTGCCTGCTGCGTGTCCGCAGTCTGCTGCCTGCAGACCTGCCGGTCGTAGCGAGCATGCACAACGTGGAATCCGACCTGATGAAACAGCGGATCAGTGCCGAACACGGCATCCGCAAGATCGTCGCTGCCGTGGAACACCGCTGGCTGTTGGCCCAGGAACGATCTGCCGCTGACCTACCCACCGTCGTGTGCACCCAAGCCGATGTCGACGGCCTTTCCTCCCGAGGCGGGGCCAAGGTTTCCGTGGTTGCCCGTAATGGTGTTGACCCTGTTGCTGACTCCTCTCGCGGGCAGGACGCCGAGAGTTCCCAGGAGCTCCTGTTCACCGGAGCGCTGGACTGGGGGCCCAACACGTCTGGTCTGCGCTGGCTGGTGGCAAGCGACGCCTGGAAGAAGCTCTGTGTCGAACGGCCTGGGCTCGTGCTGACGATCGCAGGCCGTCGTCCCTCTCCGGAGTTCCTCGCCGAGATGGCGGCAGCTCCCTCGGTGAGGGTTGAAGCGGATGTCCCTGACATGAAGCCGCTCCTGGAGCGGGCTCGGCTCGGAGTCGCCCCTCTTCTCGAGGGAGGGGGGTCACGGATCAAACTCCTGGAGTACATCGCTCACGGGTTACCCTCGGTGTCCACCTATGTAGGTGCCTCCGGTCTGGACCATTTGCCACCGGGAGCTGTCACCCAGGTTCCTGAGGACGCCGAGGCTTTCTGTGCTGCAGTGCGCACTGCACTGGACGAAGGAACAGCGGTGCTCTCTGCCGAAGCGATCGCATACGGTCTGCAGTGGTACAGCTGGACGGCGGCGCTTGAGCCCCTGACCGAGCTCGTGGCGGACAAGAACGACGAAGGGTGA
- a CDS encoding glycosyltransferase family 2 protein, whose product MAVPQFEIVLVSYRSAPLVERLVHAWGESISVIVVDNARDVDGLSSLPEICPWVTYVDGQGQGFARAANKGALRSKAPYVIFVNPDCAPTAEDLSNLVDGLSQDHTALSHAATMTSRDGEIEIGVGGWEPSVRRALVFGFGLHKVLPSSGLYAKPSHSQHIEVDWTTGACMAVRRQDFLRVGGFDESFYVYCEDLSLGRRARNVGLRQVLRADVKVRHGAGSSGAPSDEMLRMRGASIANYVKRYHPLEAPAIRAALAAGNGMRAVQRQLQGDKGEARGFCSYVAGVVTRSAHVGGQEVARARMQETEQPPGRREDR is encoded by the coding sequence GTGGCTGTACCACAGTTCGAGATCGTGCTTGTCTCCTACCGCAGTGCGCCCTTGGTTGAACGTCTCGTTCATGCCTGGGGAGAGTCGATCTCCGTGATCGTTGTCGACAATGCAAGAGATGTCGATGGTTTGTCCTCTCTTCCAGAAATTTGCCCATGGGTGACTTATGTCGACGGTCAAGGGCAAGGATTTGCCAGGGCTGCGAATAAGGGTGCTTTGCGGTCAAAAGCGCCATATGTCATTTTCGTCAATCCGGATTGTGCGCCCACTGCGGAAGATCTCTCGAATCTGGTTGACGGGCTCAGCCAAGACCACACCGCGCTCTCCCACGCCGCGACCATGACGAGCCGTGACGGTGAAATCGAGATCGGTGTCGGCGGCTGGGAACCTTCAGTACGCCGCGCTCTCGTCTTCGGTTTCGGGCTCCATAAAGTCCTGCCCTCGTCCGGTCTCTACGCCAAGCCGTCCCATAGCCAACACATCGAGGTCGACTGGACGACCGGTGCCTGTATGGCGGTACGTCGCCAGGACTTCTTGCGGGTCGGAGGTTTCGACGAGAGCTTCTACGTCTACTGCGAGGACCTCTCCCTGGGTCGGCGGGCCCGTAACGTCGGTCTACGCCAGGTGCTACGAGCCGATGTGAAGGTTCGGCATGGCGCAGGCAGCTCAGGGGCTCCTTCCGACGAGATGCTTCGCATGCGGGGAGCCTCGATCGCCAACTACGTCAAGCGCTACCACCCGCTGGAAGCACCTGCCATCAGAGCCGCGCTGGCTGCAGGTAACGGCATGCGTGCCGTGCAACGACAACTCCAAGGAGACAAGGGAGAAGCTCGAGGGTTCTGCTCGTACGTCGCCGGAGTGGTGACGCGGAGCGCGCACGTCGGAGGGCAAGAAGTGGCCCGCGCCCGGATGCAGGAGACCGAACAGCCTCCCGGGCGGCGTGAAGATCGATGA
- the sucC gene encoding ADP-forming succinate--CoA ligase subunit beta codes for MDLFEYQARDVFEKHGVPVLAGKIAETPAEAKAAAEEIGTRSGGVTVVKAQVKTGGRGKAGGVKVAKTADEAGQLAEQILGMDIKGHKVRVVMIAQGAQIEEEYYFSILLDRANRNYLAMCSKEGGMEIEQLAVERPEALARIAVDPNVGIDEAKAKEIVEAARFDAETGAKVAPVLQKLWDVYRNEDATLVEVNPLVKVASGDIVALDGKVTLDDNATFRQPEHAGLVDEAAEDPLEAKAKAVHLNYVKLDGNVGIIGNGAGLVMSTLDVVAYAGQDHTGGVAKPANFLDIGGGASAQVMANGLDVILGDEQVKSVFVNVFGGITACDAVANGIVGALQTLGDKATKPLVVRLDGNNVEEGRRILRDFDHPLVTIEETMDGGARKAAELAAAAK; via the coding sequence GTGGATCTTTTCGAGTACCAGGCGCGGGATGTCTTCGAGAAGCACGGCGTACCCGTGCTCGCCGGGAAGATCGCCGAGACGCCTGCCGAGGCCAAGGCAGCGGCTGAGGAGATCGGCACCAGGAGCGGCGGCGTCACCGTCGTCAAAGCACAGGTGAAGACCGGCGGTCGTGGTAAGGCCGGTGGCGTCAAGGTCGCGAAGACGGCCGACGAGGCCGGGCAGCTCGCCGAACAGATCCTCGGGATGGACATCAAGGGCCACAAGGTCCGCGTCGTCATGATCGCGCAGGGCGCCCAGATCGAGGAGGAGTACTACTTCTCGATCCTGCTCGACCGCGCCAACCGCAACTACCTTGCGATGTGCAGCAAGGAAGGCGGAATGGAGATCGAGCAGCTCGCCGTCGAGCGCCCAGAGGCCCTCGCGCGCATCGCCGTCGACCCCAACGTGGGCATCGACGAGGCCAAGGCCAAGGAGATCGTCGAGGCCGCCCGCTTCGACGCCGAGACCGGCGCCAAGGTCGCCCCCGTGCTCCAGAAGCTCTGGGACGTCTACAGGAACGAGGACGCGACCCTCGTCGAGGTCAACCCGCTGGTGAAGGTCGCCTCCGGCGACATCGTCGCCCTCGACGGCAAGGTCACCCTCGACGACAACGCCACGTTCCGCCAGCCTGAGCACGCCGGCCTGGTCGACGAAGCCGCCGAGGACCCGCTGGAGGCCAAGGCCAAGGCGGTGCACCTCAACTACGTCAAGCTCGACGGCAATGTCGGCATCATCGGCAATGGCGCGGGACTCGTCATGAGCACCCTCGATGTGGTCGCCTACGCCGGGCAGGACCACACCGGCGGCGTCGCCAAGCCCGCCAACTTCCTCGACATCGGTGGCGGCGCCTCGGCTCAGGTCATGGCCAACGGCCTGGACGTGATCCTCGGTGACGAACAGGTCAAGTCGGTTTTCGTCAATGTCTTCGGTGGCATCACTGCCTGTGATGCCGTCGCCAACGGCATCGTCGGCGCCTTGCAGACTTTGGGAGACAAAGCCACCAAGCCGCTGGTCGTTCGCCTGGACGGCAACAATGTCGAGGAAGGACGCCGGATCCTGCGCGACTTCGACCATCCCCTTGTGACCATCGAAGAGACCATGGACGGCGGAGCGCGCAAGGCCGCCGAGCTGGCCGCCGCGGCGAAGTGA
- the sucD gene encoding succinate--CoA ligase subunit alpha, which yields MAIFLNSDSKIIVQGMTGSEGMKHTQRMLACGSKIVGGVNPKKAGTEVEFDGGVKVPVFGTVKDAMAATGADVSVVFVPPAFAKSAVVEAVDAQMPLLVVITEGIAVKDTAEFFNYAQAKGSTRIIGPNCPGIISPGQSNAGITPADVSGPGKLGLVSKSGTLTYQMMYELRDIGFTTGLGIGGDPIIGTTHIDALEAFEKDPDTVGIVMIGEIGGDAEERAAVYIKEHVTKPVVGYVAGFMAPEGKTMGHAGAIVSGGAGTAEAKKEALEAAGVKVGKTPTETANLMREIIKNL from the coding sequence ATGGCAATCTTCCTCAACAGCGACAGCAAGATCATCGTCCAGGGCATGACCGGCTCGGAGGGCATGAAACACACCCAGCGCATGCTCGCCTGCGGGTCGAAGATCGTGGGCGGGGTCAACCCCAAGAAGGCCGGCACCGAGGTCGAGTTCGACGGTGGTGTGAAGGTTCCCGTCTTCGGGACGGTCAAGGACGCCATGGCTGCCACCGGTGCTGATGTTTCGGTGGTCTTCGTGCCCCCGGCCTTCGCCAAGTCCGCGGTCGTCGAGGCGGTCGATGCGCAGATGCCGCTGCTCGTCGTCATCACCGAGGGCATCGCGGTCAAGGACACCGCGGAGTTCTTCAACTATGCCCAGGCCAAGGGCAGCACCCGCATCATCGGCCCGAACTGCCCCGGCATCATCAGCCCCGGGCAGTCCAATGCCGGCATCACCCCCGCCGACGTCTCCGGTCCGGGCAAGCTCGGACTGGTCTCCAAATCGGGCACGTTGACCTACCAGATGATGTACGAGCTGCGCGACATCGGCTTCACCACCGGCCTCGGTATCGGCGGTGACCCGATCATCGGCACCACGCACATCGACGCCCTCGAAGCCTTCGAGAAGGACCCCGACACGGTCGGTATCGTCATGATCGGCGAGATCGGCGGCGACGCCGAGGAGCGTGCGGCGGTCTACATCAAGGAGCATGTCACCAAGCCCGTCGTCGGCTATGTCGCCGGTTTCATGGCACCCGAGGGCAAGACGATGGGCCACGCCGGTGCGATCGTCTCCGGCGGGGCCGGCACCGCCGAGGCCAAGAAGGAAGCTCTCGAGGCAGCGGGGGTCAAGGTCGGTAAGACGCCCACCGAAACCGCGAACCTCATGCGGGAGATCATCAAGAACCTGTGA
- a CDS encoding acyltransferase, whose amino-acid sequence MTTVTTTDKVTGVTSAEDGREGLSSAEEKKSEALRARVLRLVRTEWKFMSYNALLNSVLGSTLVPRPLRLLGYRMMGLDVKAIDIYPGLKLYIRDGSYLSIGRNTTINHDVMIEATGKVTIEEDVMIGHQVVIITSHHPRLSDGKISRGMEGRPVTLSKDCYIGARALICPGVTIGPKVLIGAGAVVTKDCLEPGATYVGIPARKLG is encoded by the coding sequence GTGACCACTGTGACGACCACCGACAAAGTGACCGGCGTGACATCGGCCGAAGACGGTCGCGAGGGACTGTCTTCGGCAGAGGAGAAGAAGTCCGAGGCCTTGCGGGCACGGGTGCTCCGTCTGGTGCGCACCGAGTGGAAGTTCATGTCGTACAACGCCTTGCTGAACTCGGTGCTGGGGTCGACACTCGTCCCCCGCCCGCTGCGGCTGCTCGGCTACCGGATGATGGGGCTCGATGTGAAGGCCATCGACATCTACCCGGGGCTGAAGCTCTACATCCGCGACGGCTCCTACCTGAGCATCGGTCGGAACACCACGATCAACCATGACGTCATGATCGAGGCGACCGGGAAGGTCACGATCGAGGAAGACGTGATGATCGGTCACCAGGTCGTCATCATCACGTCTCACCACCCGCGGCTGTCCGACGGGAAGATCTCCCGTGGCATGGAAGGTCGCCCTGTCACCCTGAGCAAGGACTGCTACATCGGCGCCCGGGCTCTGATCTGCCCCGGCGTCACCATCGGGCCCAAGGTGTTGATCGGTGCCGGCGCCGTCGTCACCAAGGACTGTCTGGAGCCTGGCGCCACCTACGTGGGTATCCCGGCGCGCAAGCTGGGCTGA
- a CDS encoding cation:dicarboxylate symporter family transporter, whose translation MANKAYTAGAPTVADPPRPHRDRTHWLYLAVIAAVVGGIAFGAVAPDAAKEVKWLGDVFVKLIKMMISPVIFCTIVLGIGSVAAAKNVGKAGGIALLYFVTMSTFALAIGLAVGNLIQPGHGLTVVKGGGDRYAKAAEGSGGTVAFLKSIVPETLFSALTAGSVLQTLFVALLVGFAIQRMGSQGQPLLTGIGHLQKLVFRILTMVLWLAPIGAFGAIAAVVGESGTAAVAEMIKLMLGFYLTCLLFIVVVLGTILAVVTRQNIFKLMKYLGREYLLIFATSSSESALPNLMAKMEHAGVSRSTVGIVVPTGYSFNLDGTAIYLTMASIFIADAMNKPLSLGEQVGLLIFMIIASKGAAGVTGAGLATLAGGLQSHRPELLDGVGIIVGIDRFMSEARALTNFSGNAVATLLVGRWTGTVDLEQTRRVLSGAEPFDYTTMVDAHESEVHVGVHPPAPVNPADRMHPTPYPVQVESTDVPLAPKSS comes from the coding sequence ATGGCGAACAAGGCCTATACGGCGGGAGCCCCGACCGTTGCCGATCCACCCCGACCGCACCGGGATCGCACCCACTGGCTCTACCTTGCCGTAATCGCCGCAGTGGTCGGCGGCATCGCCTTCGGCGCTGTGGCTCCGGACGCGGCCAAAGAAGTGAAATGGCTCGGCGATGTCTTCGTCAAGCTCATCAAGATGATGATCAGCCCGGTCATCTTCTGCACCATCGTGCTCGGCATCGGGTCGGTCGCCGCAGCGAAGAATGTGGGCAAGGCCGGTGGGATCGCTCTGCTCTACTTCGTCACGATGAGCACTTTCGCTCTGGCGATCGGCTTGGCGGTAGGCAACCTGATCCAGCCGGGACACGGCTTGACCGTGGTCAAGGGAGGCGGTGACAGATACGCCAAGGCGGCTGAAGGCAGCGGCGGTACGGTCGCTTTCCTCAAGTCGATCGTTCCGGAGACCTTGTTCAGTGCGTTGACGGCCGGGAGCGTGCTGCAGACGCTGTTCGTGGCGCTGCTGGTCGGCTTTGCCATTCAGCGGATGGGAAGCCAAGGGCAGCCGCTGCTCACGGGTATCGGTCACCTGCAGAAGCTGGTCTTCCGTATTCTCACGATGGTGCTCTGGTTGGCCCCTATCGGGGCATTCGGCGCGATCGCTGCTGTGGTGGGTGAGTCCGGGACCGCTGCGGTCGCGGAGATGATCAAGCTGATGCTCGGCTTCTACCTCACCTGCCTGCTCTTCATCGTGGTGGTCCTGGGGACGATCCTGGCCGTGGTGACTCGGCAGAACATCTTCAAGTTGATGAAGTACCTCGGTCGGGAGTACCTGCTGATCTTCGCCACCTCGTCTTCGGAGTCGGCCCTGCCCAACCTGATGGCGAAGATGGAGCATGCCGGTGTGTCCCGGAGCACTGTCGGGATCGTGGTGCCTACTGGCTATTCGTTCAATCTGGACGGCACCGCCATCTACCTGACGATGGCGTCGATCTTCATCGCTGATGCGATGAACAAGCCATTGAGCCTGGGGGAGCAGGTCGGTTTGCTCATCTTCATGATCATCGCGTCCAAGGGCGCAGCAGGGGTGACCGGTGCAGGGTTGGCCACCTTGGCCGGTGGTCTGCAGAGTCACCGGCCGGAGCTGCTCGACGGTGTCGGGATCATCGTCGGGATCGACAGGTTCATGTCCGAGGCCCGGGCGTTGACCAACTTCTCGGGTAACGCCGTGGCTACCCTCTTGGTCGGCCGTTGGACCGGGACTGTGGACCTGGAGCAGACCCGTCGCGTGCTTTCCGGGGCGGAGCCGTTCGACTACACCACGATGGTCGACGCCCATGAGTCCGAGGTCCATGTCGGGGTGCACCCCCCTGCACCGGTCAACCCTGCGGATCGGATGCATCCCACCCCCTATCCGGTCCAGGTGGAGAGCACGGACGTACCGTTGGCACCGAAGTCTTCTTGA